GCCCGCACGACCGCCGCCACGCGGTCCCAGGGAACGCCGAAAGGCGACCACCCAGATGGATGATCGCCTTTCGGTGCCTCCGCGTTACACGGGGGCGAGAGTCAGCTCAGCGAGCCGAAACGGTCTTACTTGACCGTGACGGAGGCGCCGGCGGCCTTGAGGGACTCGGCAGCCTTCTCGGCGGCCTCCTTCGCGACCTTCTCGAGGACCGGCTTCGGGGTGCCGTCGACGAGGTCCTTGGCCTCCTTGAGGCCCAGGGAGGTGAGCTCGCGCACGACCTTGATGACCTGGATCTTCTTGTCGCCGGCACCCTCGAGGATGACGTCGAACTCGTCCTGCTCCTCGGCCTGGGCGCCAGCGTCGCCACCACCCACGGC
The DNA window shown above is from Streptomyces showdoensis and carries:
- the rplL gene encoding 50S ribosomal protein L7/L12 codes for the protein MAKLSQDDLLAQFEEMTLIELSEFVKAFEEKFDVTAAAAVAVAGPAVGGGDAGAQAEEQDEFDVILEGAGDKKIQVIKVVRELTSLGLKEAKDLVDGTPKPVLEKVAKEAAEKAAESLKAAGASVTVK